From the Nonlabens marinus S1-08 genome, one window contains:
- the metG gene encoding methionine--tRNA ligase: protein MSNQQRFTITAALPYTNGPVHIGHLAGVYVPADIYARYQRLKGADVAFICGSDEHGVPITLKAKKEGVSPQEIVDRYHKIIGDSFEEFGISFDNYSRTSAPIHHETASKFFTKLYDDGKFIEQVTEQLYDAEANQFLADRFVVGTCPKCGNPESYGDQCERCGTSHNATDLIEPKSAITGNVPELRETKHWFLPLDQYSDWLNEWIVEGHAADWKTNVLGQVKGWVTDGLKPRAVTRDLDWGIPVPVEGADGKVLYVWFDAPIGYISATKEWAADNDKNWEDYWKDKDTKLLHFIGKDNIVFHCIIFPAMLKAHGEFILPDNVPANEFLNLEDDKISTSRNWAVWLHEYLQDFPNQQDVLRYVLTANAPETKDNNFTWKDFQARNNNELVAVLGNFINRALVLTHKYYDGVVPQPGEFTAVDQETLDAVNAFPKSIEDSLERYRFRESANEFMNLARLGNKYLADEEPWKLIKTDPERVKTIMFIGLQIAGALAVLAEPFLPHTATKLQDMLNIASNPAARLRTDLVKIEWNDIAEKQELLHHGYKINTAELLFSKIEDEQIEAQLQKLEATKAANKSTTPNLMPQKEETNYDDFMKMDLRVAEILTAEKLPKSNKLMVMTVDTGIDKRTIVSGIAKHYSAEELVGRKVTVLANLAPRKLMGVESQGMILLAEDPEGKLVFVNPDDAIVNGATIA, encoded by the coding sequence ATGAGCAATCAACAACGATTTACGATTACCGCGGCATTGCCGTATACTAACGGACCGGTTCACATAGGTCACCTAGCAGGCGTTTACGTACCGGCAGATATTTATGCGCGTTACCAGCGATTAAAAGGTGCAGACGTTGCCTTTATTTGCGGGAGCGATGAGCATGGGGTGCCTATTACGCTTAAGGCCAAAAAAGAAGGCGTCTCACCACAGGAAATCGTGGATCGTTACCATAAGATCATTGGAGATTCTTTTGAAGAATTTGGTATCTCGTTTGATAATTACAGCCGCACTAGTGCGCCTATTCATCATGAAACAGCAAGTAAATTCTTTACTAAATTATACGATGATGGCAAGTTTATCGAGCAAGTCACAGAACAACTCTATGATGCTGAGGCTAATCAGTTTCTAGCCGACCGTTTTGTCGTGGGAACTTGTCCGAAATGCGGCAATCCAGAATCCTACGGCGATCAATGCGAGCGCTGTGGAACTTCTCACAACGCAACCGATTTGATCGAGCCCAAAAGCGCCATCACTGGCAACGTTCCAGAATTGCGCGAGACCAAACACTGGTTCCTGCCACTGGACCAATATAGTGACTGGCTCAATGAGTGGATTGTGGAAGGCCATGCGGCTGATTGGAAAACTAACGTATTGGGCCAAGTAAAAGGTTGGGTGACCGACGGTCTCAAGCCACGCGCGGTAACCCGTGATCTGGATTGGGGAATTCCAGTTCCTGTAGAAGGTGCTGATGGCAAGGTGTTGTACGTTTGGTTTGATGCGCCTATAGGCTATATATCAGCTACTAAAGAATGGGCAGCAGATAATGACAAGAATTGGGAAGATTACTGGAAGGATAAAGACACAAAACTGCTTCATTTTATAGGCAAGGATAACATTGTTTTTCACTGCATCATTTTCCCAGCGATGTTGAAGGCGCACGGTGAATTTATTTTGCCAGACAACGTTCCAGCAAACGAGTTTTTAAACTTGGAAGACGACAAGATCTCGACCTCTAGAAATTGGGCGGTTTGGTTGCATGAATATTTACAGGACTTTCCTAATCAACAGGATGTGTTGCGATATGTATTGACTGCAAACGCTCCAGAAACTAAGGATAATAACTTTACCTGGAAGGATTTCCAGGCGCGTAACAATAATGAATTGGTGGCCGTGCTGGGGAACTTTATCAATCGCGCCCTGGTATTGACGCATAAATATTACGATGGAGTAGTGCCGCAGCCTGGCGAGTTTACGGCGGTCGATCAAGAAACGCTTGATGCCGTTAATGCATTTCCCAAAAGCATAGAAGATAGTCTGGAACGATATCGCTTTCGCGAAAGCGCAAACGAGTTCATGAATCTCGCACGACTAGGAAACAAATACCTAGCCGATGAAGAACCTTGGAAACTCATCAAAACCGATCCAGAACGTGTCAAAACCATCATGTTTATTGGTCTACAAATTGCAGGAGCACTAGCCGTTCTTGCAGAACCATTCCTACCGCATACGGCTACGAAATTACAGGACATGCTCAACATCGCGTCAAATCCTGCAGCGAGACTGCGTACAGATCTAGTCAAGATCGAATGGAACGACATTGCTGAGAAACAAGAACTATTGCACCACGGCTACAAAATCAATACAGCCGAATTGCTATTCTCAAAAATCGAGGACGAACAAATAGAAGCGCAGCTGCAAAAATTGGAAGCAACCAAAGCTGCCAACAAATCCACAACACCTAATCTTATGCCACAGAAAGAAGAAACTAACTACGATGATTTCATGAAAATGGACCTGCGCGTTGCAGAAATCCTAACCGCAGAAAAATTGCCGAAGTCCAACAAATTGATGGTCATGACCGTAGATACGGGCATCGACAAAAGAACCATTGTTTCAGGAATAGCAAAGCACTACAGTGCAGAAGAATTAGTAGGCAGAAAAGTAACCGTTCTGGCGAACCTCGCACCCAGAAAATTGATGGGCGTAGAATCTCAAGGAATGATTTTATTAGCTGAAGATCCTGAAGGGAAACTGGTTTTTGTAAATCCGGATGATGCAATCGTGAATGGGGCGACCATAGCATAA
- a CDS encoding PLDc N-terminal domain-containing protein gives MDSFLPASFILILVLSLIGLWIYCIVDIARSTFKKDDNKLIYILVVVLAPVIGILLYLALWQKEKVRELQ, from the coding sequence ATGGACAGTTTCTTGCCTGCTAGCTTTATTTTAATATTAGTTCTTTCCTTAATCGGATTATGGATTTATTGCATCGTTGACATCGCGCGGAGCACCTTTAAAAAAGATGACAACAAATTAATCTATATTCTAGTGGTTGTTCTTGCGCCGGTAATTGGAATTCTACTTTATCTAGCCCTATGGCAAAAAGAAAAGGTTAGAGAACTTCAATAA
- a CDS encoding pirin family protein, producing MSNTGLIIEERSRDIGDFLVGRLIPFRKKRMVGPFIFIDHMGPEALGPEKYMDVDQHPHIGLSTLTYLMEGELQHLDGIGTNQTILPGSVNWMVAGKGVTHTERTPQHLRASNTEFTMHGYQIWVALPKELEDIEPEFYHIEADALPAWQDRGADFKLVAGKGYGKESPVPVHSELFMIDIKTTTDYQFKAAGNLSGEIGITIVTGSVTACGDVIEAGNMLVSKTEDVCDITIKAGSHILIFGGEPFPEERHIYWNFVSHSKDKIEAAKEAWKDKTFPMMENDDTYVALPE from the coding sequence ATGTCCAACACGGGTTTAATTATTGAAGAGCGCAGTCGCGATATAGGCGACTTTCTAGTGGGAAGATTGATTCCTTTCCGTAAGAAGCGCATGGTAGGTCCATTTATTTTTATTGATCATATGGGACCTGAAGCGTTAGGTCCAGAGAAATACATGGATGTGGATCAACACCCGCACATCGGGTTATCCACTTTAACTTATTTGATGGAAGGCGAGTTGCAACACCTAGATGGAATTGGGACCAACCAAACCATTTTACCTGGATCAGTCAACTGGATGGTAGCCGGAAAAGGAGTCACACATACCGAACGCACGCCTCAACACCTACGCGCCTCCAATACCGAATTTACCATGCACGGCTATCAAATTTGGGTCGCACTTCCAAAAGAACTGGAAGATATCGAACCCGAATTTTACCACATAGAAGCCGATGCGTTGCCCGCATGGCAAGATCGTGGCGCAGACTTCAAACTAGTCGCTGGAAAAGGATATGGTAAGGAATCACCCGTACCTGTGCATTCAGAGCTTTTCATGATTGACATCAAAACCACAACCGATTATCAATTCAAAGCCGCCGGAAATCTATCTGGTGAAATAGGCATCACCATCGTCACAGGAAGTGTTACCGCTTGCGGTGACGTGATTGAAGCAGGAAATATGCTGGTCAGTAAAACCGAAGATGTCTGCGACATAACCATCAAAGCCGGCAGCCACATACTGATTTTTGGCGGTGAGCCGTTCCCAGAAGAGCGGCATATCTACTGGAACTTTGTAAGCCATTCTAAAGACAAGATTGAAGCGGCTAAAGAAGCCTGGAAAGACAAGACTTTCCCTATGATGGAAAATGATGATACTTATGTGGCGTTGCCGGAATAA